AGTTCTTTTTCCTGGTACTTAGGCAAAAGAATTTCGTATAAACTATCAAGAAGTTCTTTTATTTTGATAGGTTTTACAAGATAATTTACGGCTTTGAGTTTTATCGCATCAAGAAGATAATCTGTCTCGGTATATGCAGTTGTAAGAATAAACGGAATTTCAATACCGTTTTGTTTTAAAAACGATATAAACTCAAGTCCGTTTTTATCTCCTATTAAGATATCGCTAATAATCACATCAATATGTTTTTCTTTTAAAACTTTATATATATGCATCCGTAGTATTGTCAGTTGTATAAATATTTTTAACGAAGTCCTCAAGAATTTCGCTTAAGTTCTTAAGAAGACTCGTATCATCTTCAATGTATAAAACATTAAACTCTTTTAAAATATCATAATTTTTCATCTACATCCTTTATCGGAAGCGTTATCTCAAACATTGCGCAATTATACATAATATCCGTTCCCATTTTATGTTTAATATTAAGAGCTTTAATTTTTCCTCCCATATGTTCTTCAATAATCTGTTTGGCCATATAAAGTCCTATTCCACTACCTTTATCTTTTAACTTAGTTGTAAAATACGGTTCGAAAATTTTTTCCAAATATTCCTCTTTTATTCCTCCCCCGTTATCTATTATACTGATAATTATACCCTTTTTTTCTTTTTTAACTACAATCAGTATTTTTTTATTTTCAATGCTGCTATTCTTTAACGAATCGATTGCATTATTTAAAATATTCAGACAAACATGGGAAAGCTCATTTTTATACCCTAAAATTTTTACATCTTCTTTTATCTTAACATCAATTTTTATATTAAATTTTTCAAGCATGTGAGAAATAAGCTGTTTAGAATGGCATATACATTTTTTAATACTTAAAGTTTTCTTTGTTTTGTCCGGCCTGAAAAAATTTTTAAAATCATCTATTGTTTTAGACATGTTATCTGCAAGTATAAGAGCCTCATCGGTTTTTTTGTCAATATATTCGGGAGTCAGCTTATTCATTTCGTTTTTGAGTTTTATTGATTGCAGTATAAGAGAAATACTGCCAAGAGGCTGTCTCCACTGATGAGCAATATTTTGCAGCATTTCCCCCATGGCTGCAAGTTTACTCTGCTGAAACATGATTTTATCTTTACGTCGGTTTTCCTCAACCGCTTTTTTAATTCTTTTTTCAAGGTTTTTATTTATTTCTTCTAATTCTTTAGTTTTTTCCCTTACATTCTCTTCAAGTTCTATATGTACTTTTTTAAAGTTTTCAACAATTAAAATCATAAGTGTTATACTAAACACAAACACTACAACAATACTCATTACAGAAGCTTTTATAACAAATGAAAACCTTTTATCGGTTTTATTTTTCTGCTCGATAGCTTTTTTAATATTTGAATTAATAATATCTGAAAGATAAATATTTATAGTATTAATATTGTTTTTTAATTCCTTAAAATCAACCTTGGAAGTTTTTAAAAACGTTTCAATCTGTTCATTTATACGTTTTTTTAATTTTAATATATTTTTTATTACCAAAGCTTCGAAGCCTTTTGTAGGCATTTGTTTATCCAAATAACATTTCCATTCTTTTTCAATTAATTCTTTTGCAAGAGATATAACCTCTTTTGCTTGTTTAAGATTTATTTCATTATTGTTGTATTGATTGATAGTTTCATAAACATTTATTTTATAAAGGTCTTTTATATTTTCAAGTTTTACGACAGGAACGGTTCTTTTTTGAAAAAGCGTATCGATATCGTTTTTAAAAGTAAATATGGAATATTGCGAAAGCACAATTATTGTTATCATTGAAAAGAGTATTACAAAAATTAATAATTTTGTTTTTGCAAAAAACCCTAATTTATCTAAAAATTTAAAATTCATCTCAACTCTTTAAACGAATGATTGTTGTATTCAAAAAGATACGTTTTATTTAAAAGCTGGTTATTTTTATATTTGATGCTTATTCCTTTTAAAAAATTTTTCGGTGTGTTTTTAATTATATTTACTAAATGAGAAGGAGAATATGGAAAAGTTAATCTTTCAAAAGCCCTTAATAAAATTTTATTGGCCAAGTATGCTTCAAAAGCAAAAAAAGACGGCTGTTGATTTGGAAAAAGTTTTTTCAAATCTTCTTTGAACAAAACCGCTTCTTTTATTGAAGGATCATTATAATATGGAACAACTTCTGAAAAAATTATATTATCTGTCTTTTTAAGAAGTTTAACCAAACTATCGGGATTAACAAATGATATCGTGCAAAAAACTGCATTAGGGTCAATTTTTCTGTATTTTTCTATAAACATTGCACTTACTTTTGAAGTACTACCCATAATAATCGCCTGAGGTTTGTTATGTGAGATTTCGTTAAGTGCGGATGTAATAAAAAAAGTATTTCTTTTGTACGTTCCCACAGCTGATAAAGTTAGATTTTTATTTTTAAGTACTTCATACGTATGATAATAAATTTCATTACCGTATTCGTCATTTTGATAAAAAACAGCAATTTTGGTTATTTTACGTTTAATTAAATAATTGATTATTTTTTTTATTTCATCTTTGTATGACGCACGGAAATTAATAACATACTTGTTTCTTCTTAAGAATTCAGCTCCTGTAAACGGGGCATATAAAAAAATTGAATTATCATTCAAAAAAGGTAAAATTTCTTTTACCGTAGGTGTTCCGACTATACCGTATAATAAAAAAACTCCTTTTTTATAAAGTGTTTTTATATTTTCTTTCGTAAGTTTAGGTTCATATTTATCATCTAAAAAAACATATTTTATTTTCTTTTCAAAGCCATCTCCATAAATTTTAAAACTGACTTCTGTTCCCAATTTTACGGAATTACCCATTTCATTCATTATACCTTTTAAAGGTAAAGAAGAACCTATTAAATATTCTTTTTTTGCATTGTTCAATATATAAACGATTAATACGAATATTAGAAGTAAAAAAGTTAATATTTTTTTCACATTCAAACCTTTACTATCATTAAAACATATAATTGTGCCATTATTGTGCCTATACACATATAATATTTTTACTATTTAAGCAATCATTAAGTTTAATAGTGTTATAATGTTTTTATCAATTAAAAAGGCTCAATATGTACGACTATGTATATTATTCCAAAGATTTAGATTTTCCACTGCCGGAAAACATAACCCACCTTAGAGAAAAAACCTCAAAAGCTATTATATCCAACTCCAGAGAAATTGAATGTGAAATCTATGCCCCTGAAATAAACTTTTATATAAACAATTCAAAAGACACTGTTTTAAATAAGATTAATGCTTTAGAAAAACTATATGAAATAAGAAGTATCAAATTCGACAATGCAAAATATAACGAATACCAAAAAGAAATAGGTAATAAAGTGCTTATTATAGGCTCAAAAAATCAAGCCGAGCAGATAAATACCGAAAACTTTGAAGTTTATTACGCATTGCCGGAATGGATAGAAGATATTAAAGGCACAATCGGAAACCTTGAATTTAAAATAAACAAAAACGGTGAAAATATTAATTTAACGGTTGATCAGGCTCTCTGGTTTAATGCTCCAGAAATTGCATATAAACAAAGAGGAATTATAGATCCTATCGATATCGGAATTGAAAAAACCCACGAAATACTAAATAAAAGAGCAGGAATATACAACTACCGAAACTACATAACCTATGATATTAACCTGTGTCAGTACAACGGACGGGTTTTAAAAGAAACCTGCGGCAACTGCGTAGATGTATGCCCTACCAATGCAATACTCAAAATCGATGAAGAAAAAAAATTGCTTTTTTCCCATATAGACTGTGACGGATGCGGAGGATGTGTAAGCGTATGCCCAAGCGGCGCACTGGATTTCAGTGCAGTTCCAAGAGAGACATTTTACGAAATTGCGAAATTTTTTAAAGGACATATTCCTCTGATTATTCCAGAAAACTTAATAGAAGTCTTAGATATAGAATTAAAAGAACACGTACTTCCTCTGGCGGTTGAAGGAGCTAAATTTTTAGATGAAACGCATTTTTTAACTCTTTTTCAAGAGAGTGCTTCTCAGATTGTTTTTTATACCGACAGACTTTCAAAAGGAGAAAAAGAGGCAATCAGACTCATAAATGAAATAAGTATAAGAAAATATAAAAAAGAAGCCGTTTTACTTGCCCAAAACATAAATGAGCTTAAAAAAGCCCTTGAAAAAGCACAGATTGTACCTGAAGCATCTTATACTACAAACACTCACAATCTTAAAAAAAGAGAAAACTTCGCAATAAGACTTTCTCATATAGTCGAAAATGATGATTTGGGAGTAATAGATTTAAGTGAAAACAAATACATCCATTACGGCAAAATAGAAATCGAAGAAGACAAATGCACCCTTTGTATGGGCTGTGTAAGTGTATGTAACGCAGGAGCCCTTACCGCTCATCCTGAGGATAACTCACTTAAGTTTGATGCGGGAGTATGTACGGACTGCGGATACTGCGAAATAGCATGTCCCGAAAAATGCATTAACGTAATCTACGACAGTCTCGAGCTAAACCCAGAGTATTTCGGACAGAAAACCATGGCAAAAGACGAACCGTTTCACTGCATAATGTGCGGCAAACCATTCGCTCCTAAAAAATCCATAGAAAAAATAGCATCAATCCTGCTTCCGATGTTTACGGATGAAACAAAAAGAAAATCAATCTACTGCTGTGAGGAGTGTAAAGCAAAACTCGTCTTTAATGACTACCTCGAAAGGAAATTAAATGCAAAATAGGGAAATTAACGAAGGAAGGGCTTTTTATTACGGTTTTTTTTCAAAACTTTTTACGTTTACTTATGATAAGGAGAGATTTGCGGGTGTAAAAGAAGCAGCTGAAATTTTACACAACTACGCACTTGAAGAAAATTCAAAAAAAGCGCTTGAACACTTCTTGCAAAATTATAACGAACAAAAACTTGCAGAAGAGTTTGACGAAATATTTTACGACCTCTCCCAAGACCCGGTCCCCACAACCGCTTCATTTTATGATGAAGAAATAGAAAACGGCAAAATGAAAGTAAAAATGGTGGATATTGTTCTCGGGTCAAAATTTAGAAAAAACGAAGAGTATAAAGATAGTGAAGATGATATCGGTTTCATTTTTCCTTTTATGCAGTATCTAATTTTAGAAAAACTAAACGGCGATGAAAAATCAGAATGGCTTGAGGGTAAAACGTTTGACGTACTCAATACCTTCATAGACGATTTTGCAGAAAACGTCTATATGCACCAAGCATCAAATCTTTATAAAGATATCGCCGTGGTTTTAAAAGCGTTTGTTGAGAGTGAGAGAATCTTCCTTGAAAAACCGAAACCGGTTATAGAAAAAATAAAAAAAGAAGTATGTGAAGTTTGCATTGCCGATGAAGAAGCCGCACTTAGAAAAAAACGTAAGAAAAAAGAGAGCGAAAACCTCGTATGTAACCTTGAAGAAGGCGGAGACGTTGAGGATGAAGTTTAAAAAAATGAAAAGTGAAAAGTGAAAAATGGACAATGGAAAATTAATAAATTATTCTCTGAAACATATTGCTTTAAGAAAACATCTGCAGCGTAACGGTCGAAATTTCTTTGAAATTTCGGGTACCGTAGCGAAGCCGTTTGAAAAAAGCAATATGTTTTCAGAATCAGCAATTATGTTTTCTTTTGTTTTATAAAAAAAAGATATAACCGCAGAGCTTACCGAGCTTTGCCGTTATCTCTTACGAGATAAATCCGAACATTGTACTCCTAAAAGCACTTTTAGGAATCCGGCCTTGTGAATTCTAAAATTTATAAGGCCGGCTTTGCAGAATTTTAATTTTGCAGAGCAAAACCGGGTCCCGGAGAGTCTTTAGACTTTTTTGGGTATTAAAACAAGGTCCTCGAAAAATCGGTAGATTTTTTGGGGTATCAAAGTGGTCCCGCAAAATGAACATTTTGCGGGGTAAATTTAAAAAAGGAGCAAAAATGAAAAGAAGAAGTTTCCTTAAAGGGGCTCTTGGAATAGGAGCACTGAGTGTCGCTTCTTCAACACTGATCTTTGCCAAATCCGAACAACCGGAATATGACAACGGTGTAGTAATAGGACACTCACCTAAAAAAGAGATTCTTTACAAAAAAACCAAAAATTGGGAAATTTATTACAAAAATGCCATTTAAGGAGTAAAAAATGAGCTCACTTGAAAAAATGAATCCGAAAGTGGGTAGAAGGGCCTTTTTGAAAATGGCGGCACTCTCAGGAGTAGCAGGTGCAACAATGCTAAGCGCGGCACCGGCTGTGAGAGACGCCACCGATGACGAAATAAAAGACCCTTACCCAGGAAGTAAAAAAGTTAAAACAGTGTGCACTACCTGTTCGGTAGGCTGTGGAATTATAGCAGAAGTTCACAACGGCGTATGGGTAAGACAGGAAGTTGCACAAGATCATCCTATCAGCCACGGAAGCCACTGCTGTAAAGGTATAGACTCAATAGATTACATAAGAACGGAAAAAAGGGTTAAACACCCTCTTAAAAAAGTTAACGGAAAATGGAAAAGAATAAGCTGGGATGAAGCAATTAACGAAATCAGCGAAAAAATGCTTCAGATAAGACGTGAAAACGGACCTGATGCTGCAATGTTTTTAGGAAGTGCTAAAATGAGCACAGAACAGGCATATTATTTCAGAAAATTTGCAGCAATGTGGGGTACTAACAATATAGATCACCAAGCACGGATCTGACATAGCGCAACAGTCGCGGGGGTCGCGAATACATGGGGTTACGGCGCAATGACAAACCACCTTGGAGATATCCAAAACTCAAAAGCAATTATAATCTTCGGTGCAAATCCGGCGGTTAACCATCCTGTAGGATTTAAACATATCTTAAAAGCAAAAGAAAGAAACAACGCTTTACTGATTGTAATAGATCCAAGATATACAAAAACAGCGGCAAAAGCTGATATTTACGCAAAAATAAGACCGGGAACCGATATTCCGTTTATGTACGGAATGCTGCATTTAATCTTCAAACACGGATGGCATGATCCCGATTACATCAAAAATAGAGTATTCGGAATGGATCATGTAATCGAAGAAGCCAAAAAATGGACTCCTGAAAAAGTCGAAGACGTAACAGGTGTACCTGCAAGTCTTGTATATAAAATTGCAAGAGCTTACGCTACAAGCAAACCGGGTACTCTTCTTTGGGCAATGGGACTAACTCAACATTCAATCGGTTCATCCAATACAAGAATGGCTCCTATACTTCAGTTGGCACTTGGAAATATGGGTAAATTCGGTGGAGGATGTAACATCTTAAGAGGTCATGACAACGTTCAGGGTGCTACAGATATGTGCTGTCTGTCACATACACTGCCAGGATATTACGGTTTGAGCGAAGGCAGCTGGAAATATTTTGCACATAACTGGGGAGTTGATTTTGACTGGCTTCAAAAAAGATTTGCAGCCAAAAAATGGATGCATACCAAAGGCTTTACACTTGCCAAATGGTGGCAGGGAGTACTGCAGGAAGAAAAAACCTATTCAGACGCACCGATTAGAGCGTTATGGGTTCAGGGTAACGGTATTACATCCATTTCCCAACAGGCAAAAGTACAACAGGCACTTGATAAACTGGATCTTTTAGTAATTGCCGAACCGTTTGCAAACGAAGCTGCGGTAATTACAAACAAAAAAGACGGCGTATACATTCTTCCGACTGCAAGCCAGTTTGAATGCGAAGGAAGCGTTACGGCTACAAACAGAACGGCTCAGTGGAGAAGCAAAGTCGTGGATCCTTTATATGAAAGCAAAACAGATGAAGAGATCATGTTTATCTTTGCCAAAAAATTCGGCTTTTACGATGAATTCGTAAGAGGTATGATGATGGGCGTCAAAAACGGAAAAGCCGTAAAAGTAAAAGACACTTTCAAATGGCCAGAAGACGCTACAAGTGAAATAGCAAGAATCATCAAAACAATAGGACTTACCGGATGGACACCTGAGAGACTTAAAAAACATCAGCAAAACTGGCATATGTTTGATGAGGTGACTCTTAAAGGTATAGGACCTATGAAAGGCGAATATTACGGACTTCCATGGCCATGCTGGACTGAAACCCACAGCGGAAGCCCGGTACTTTACAACATTGACATACCTGTAAACGAAGGCGGTATGGGATTTAGAGCAAGATTCGGTACCGAATACAAAGGTGAAAGTCTGCTTGCCGGTCCAAGAGCTACAATTAAAGGTGCTAAAGTAAGAGGCGGATATCCTGAACTTACAAAAGACAACATCGAAAAAGTTTTAGGAATTAAACTAAGCCCGAAAGAAAAAGAAATTATGGGTAAAAACTGGAAAGTGGATTTAAGCGGACTTATTGCAAAATATGCTCTTGAGGCGGGTGTGGCACCTTACGGTAACGCAAAAGCCAGAGCATACGTATGGACATTCCCTGATAAAATTCCTCTTCACAGAGAACCGCTCCATACACCAAGATTCGATCTGGCTAAAAAATATCCGACTTATCCTGACAAAAAAAATCAATACAGGGTTGATACAAAATTCGCATCAATCCAAAAAACAGACTGGTCAAAAGAATTCCCGATTATTCTCACAACCGGACGTCTTGTTATGTACAGCGGTGCGGGAATAATTGAAAGAAACAGCAAATATCTTGCGGCTTTACAGCCTGAAATGTTTGCGGACATCAATCCTGAACTTGCTTACAAACACGGCATCAGTGACGGTGATATGATCTGGGTTCACGCACCTGAGGGTACGAAAATCAAAGTGAAAGCAAGATTTACCTATTCAGTGGCACCGGACAGAATATTCTTACCTTTCCATTATGCAGGATTTATGCAAGGAGAGGATTTAAGAGGAAATTATCCTGAAGGTCTTGTACCGTATGCTACAGGCGAAGCGGCAAATACCGTTACAAACTACGGATACGATATCGTTACCCAGATTCCTGAAACAAAAGCGGGCTTAGTCCGTATTGAAAAAGCGTAAGGAGTAGAAAATGTATGAATATGCAAGAATGAAATTTTACTGTGACGAAGACAGATGTATCGAGTGTAACGCCTGTACGGTAGCCTGTGCGGAAGCGCACGAGCTACCTGTGGGTATTCACAGAAGAAAAGTTATTACGCTTAACGAAGGAATCGAGGGTAAGGAATTTTCAACTTCAATCGCCTGTATGCACTGTACCGATGCGCCTTGCGCTCAGGTATGTCCGGTTGACTGTTTTTATATTAGAGAAGACGGCATCGTACTTCACGACAAAGATAAATGTATCGGATGCGGATACTGCCTCTACGCCTGTCCTTTCGGAGCTCCTCAGTTCCCAAGAGACGGAGCGTTTGGAGTTAGGGGTGTTATGGATAAATGTACAATGTGTGCGGGAGGTCCGGCTCCAACAAATTCTATTGAAGAATTTGAACTTTACGGACAAAACAGAATCGCGGAAGGCAAAGTGCCTATGTGTGCAGCTGTTTGTTCCACCAACGCACTTATTGTAGGTGACGCCGATAGTGTAGCCGAAATCAAAAGAGCAAGAGACGCAGCCAAAGGTAAAGGCCCTATGACACCTTACGGTTGGGACGTAGCCTACAAATAAGGATATGGTATGAAAAAACTATTGCCTCTGATTGGCATATTTGCCTTTGCCGGAAACGTCCATTTAGCGGAGCCTAATCTGGCTCCCGTTAACAAAGGGAGTACTTTGATCTCACCTCAGATGATTGAAGCTATCCCGGCTTGGCGTAATTATGGAGAATTATTTTTATATCTCCAAACCCACTGGGTTAAATTACTTTTTTTAATTATCCTGATTGCAGTACCAACCGTATTTTTACTGCATTATTTAATTATAGGACCTAAAAAATTCTCCCATGAAGGAAGAAAGTTTTTAGTTTTCCCAAGCTGGCAGAGGATTATTCACTGGATTGCCGCACTTGGGTTTGTTTTAATAATACCAACCGGAATAATGATTATTTACGCAAAACTCTTCGGCGGAGGCACTCCGGTAAGATTTGCAAGGTATCTGCATGATATCGGGGCGGTACTTTTCGGTATTGCCGTTATCCCAATGTTTTTAATGTGGCTAAAAGAGATGCTACCGAGACTTTGGGATATTAAATGGTTTATGATTTTAGGCGGATACTTAAGCAAAGAAAAAAAAGAAATCCCCGCCGCCAAATTCAACGCAGGACAAAAAATGTGGTATTGGATTGCAACCCTTGGAGGTATTGTGATGATAATTACCGGTGCGATGATGTATTTTCAAGATTTCGACATAGCCCTCCTTAACAGCTTGAATTTATATCAGATCGATTTATTAAGACTTGCCGTAATTACTCATCTTTTTTTAGCGATGCTTATCGTCGCTTTTTTCTTAACACACGTTTATATGAGTGTTTTTGCGATAAAAGGCTCGCTTGACAGTATGATTGACGGATGTAAAAGTGAAGACGAATTAAAATATCTTCATTCCGTTTTTTACAAAAAAATAATTAAAGAAGGCAAAGACAAAGAACTTGCCGAAAAATGTTAAAGGGAGTTTTATCTCCCTTTTATTTTTAAAAATACTAAAAATATGCAAAAAAAGCATAAAAAAATATGCAACTCATGCATAAAAGGATAAAAAATGAAAAAAACGCTTTTCTTATTAGGTTTAACTTTGTCTCTTTTTGCAGACAAAATAGTGGTTTTTCATGCAGGAAGCCTTAGTGTTCCTTTTTCGGAAATTGAAAAAAAATTCGAAGCCAAATACCCCCAGTTTGATGTAATAAGAGAAGCGGCTGGAAGTCGTGCGTGTGCGAGAAAAATAACTGATCTTCATAAAAAAGCCGATGTAATGGCAAGTGCGGATTATAAGGTAATTGATAATCTTTTAATTCCTAAGTACGCTGAATTTAACGCACTTTTCGCAACAAACGAAATGGTGATAGCTTTTACACCGCAGTCAAAATACGCCGAGAAAATAAATCAAAACAATTGGACTGACATACTTTTAAAACCGGGTGTGAAAGTCGGACACTCAAACCCTAACCTTGACCCCTGCGGATACAGAAGTATACTCGTAACAAAACTCGCCGGTATTTATTACAAAAAACCCGATTTTTACAATAAACTCTTAGGATATGGGGATTACTACAGCAGCGGTGAAGAAAACACAAAAAAAGTAATAGTAAGACCGAAAGAAACCGATCTTTTGGGACTTTTGGAAGCCGGTGCGTACGATTATCTTTTTATTTACAAATCCGTAGCCGAGCAGCACGGTCTCAAATACATAGAACTTCCCCCAGAGATTAGCCTTAAAAGCAAAAAATACGCCGATTATTACAAACAGGTCAGTTTTAAAGTTACGGGCAAAAAACCTGGCAGCTTTATCGTAAAAAAAGGCGCCCCTATGGTATACGGCATTACCGTTATTAAAAACGCACCTAATAAAAAAGGAGCCGAACTCTTTGTAAGCTTCGTACTTTCACCCGAAGGTCAGACAATTATGAAAAAAAACGGCCAGGGTGTAATTAATCCTCCCGTTATAAACGGAAAATGGACGGAAAATGCAAAATAAACTCCTTGAAATAAAAGATCTGTTTTTAAAAAAAGAAAAATTCAAACTCAACATCCTCTCTTTGGATGTAGATAAAAACGAATATTTTGTCCTGCTTGGAAAAACCGGAAGTGGCAAGACTCTTCTTCTTGAAAGTATAGCCGGATTTGAGACAATTGAAGGGGAAATCTATTTTGAAGGTAAAGAAATTACAAACCTGCCTCCTGAGAAGAGAAATTTCGGATTTTTATATCAGGACTTTGCACTCTTTCCGCATTTAAACGCAGAACAAAATATCCGTTTTTCCGAAAAATACCACAAAAAAAACGAAGAGCTTTTTAATGATTTAGTAAAATTTTTACAGATTGAAAAAATCTTAAAAAGAAACATTCAGCATCTAAGCGGCGGTGAAAAACAAAGAATCGCCCTCGCACGGGCCGTTTATTCACAGCCAAAACTTTTACTTCTTGACGAGCCTCTAAGCGCGGTGGATCCTACTATGAGAAATGAGATTATGAAAAATCTAAAAGAACTGCCCGAAAGATACAACCTCTCGGTTATTCACGTTACGCACAACTTTAGAGAAGCATCATACCTTGCCGACAGACTCGGAATTATCCTAAAAGGCACCCTGCTGCAGAGCGGTGAAGCCAAAAGCGTGCTTAAAAACCCGAATTCCATTGAAGTGGCAAGATTTTTGGGCTTTAAAAACCTTTTTGAAATTTCACTTTTGGGATTTGAAAATTCGCATAAATATTTCTCAATAGACCCGAATCAGATTACTATTACCAAAACCCCTCTGAAGAGTGATTACTGTTTTGAAGGGATTATTGATGAAATTATGGGAATAACGGATCATTATAAAATATTCGTAAACGTAAAAGAGTTTCAGTTTTTTATTAAAACACCAAAAAGAAGGTTTGAAGAACTTTCAATCAATAAAGGTGAAAAGATCTACATATGTTTTAATAAAAAAGATGTAGTGTTTATATAGGGATAATGAAAAATGGAAAATAAAAAATTTAAAAAAGGTTTGGCATGAAAAGGATTTTCGT
This genomic interval from Nautilia profundicola AmH contains the following:
- the fdh3B gene encoding formate dehydrogenase FDH3 subunit beta, whose amino-acid sequence is MYEYARMKFYCDEDRCIECNACTVACAEAHELPVGIHRRKVITLNEGIEGKEFSTSIACMHCTDAPCAQVCPVDCFYIREDGIVLHDKDKCIGCGYCLYACPFGAPQFPRDGAFGVRGVMDKCTMCAGGPAPTNSIEEFELYGQNRIAEGKVPMCAAVCSTNALIVGDADSVAEIKRARDAAKGKGPMTPYGWDVAYK
- a CDS encoding formate dehydrogenase subunit gamma, which gives rise to MKKLLPLIGIFAFAGNVHLAEPNLAPVNKGSTLISPQMIEAIPAWRNYGELFLYLQTHWVKLLFLIILIAVPTVFLLHYLIIGPKKFSHEGRKFLVFPSWQRIIHWIAALGFVLIIPTGIMIIYAKLFGGGTPVRFARYLHDIGAVLFGIAVIPMFLMWLKEMLPRLWDIKWFMILGGYLSKEKKEIPAAKFNAGQKMWYWIATLGGIVMIITGAMMYFQDFDIALLNSLNLYQIDLLRLAVITHLFLAMLIVAFFLTHVYMSVFAIKGSLDSMIDGCKSEDELKYLHSVFYKKIIKEGKDKELAEKC
- the wtpA gene encoding tungstate ABC transporter substrate-binding protein WtpA, which gives rise to MKKTLFLLGLTLSLFADKIVVFHAGSLSVPFSEIEKKFEAKYPQFDVIREAAGSRACARKITDLHKKADVMASADYKVIDNLLIPKYAEFNALFATNEMVIAFTPQSKYAEKINQNNWTDILLKPGVKVGHSNPNLDPCGYRSILVTKLAGIYYKKPDFYNKLLGYGDYYSSGEENTKKVIVRPKETDLLGLLEAGAYDYLFIYKSVAEQHGLKYIELPPEISLKSKKYADYYKQVSFKVTGKKPGSFIVKKGAPMVYGITVIKNAPNKKGAELFVSFVLSPEGQTIMKKNGQGVINPPVINGKWTENAK
- a CDS encoding ATP-binding cassette domain-containing protein, coding for MQNKLLEIKDLFLKKEKFKLNILSLDVDKNEYFVLLGKTGSGKTLLLESIAGFETIEGEIYFEGKEITNLPPEKRNFGFLYQDFALFPHLNAEQNIRFSEKYHKKNEELFNDLVKFLQIEKILKRNIQHLSGGEKQRIALARAVYSQPKLLLLDEPLSAVDPTMRNEIMKNLKELPERYNLSVIHVTHNFREASYLADRLGIILKGTLLQSGEAKSVLKNPNSIEVARFLGFKNLFEISLLGFENSHKYFSIDPNQITITKTPLKSDYCFEGIIDEIMGITDHYKIFVNVKEFQFFIKTPKRRFEELSINKGEKIYICFNKKDVVFI